The following proteins come from a genomic window of Chanos chanos chromosome 15, fChaCha1.1, whole genome shotgun sequence:
- the hmgn1b gene encoding non-histone chromosomal protein HMG-like has product MPKRSKANNDAEANEPKRRSERLINKPAPPKAEPKPKKVAAKPKKAKEPEKPKEEEKKEEVPAENGEAKADEETPATEEAEQEDGKAE; this is encoded by the exons ATGCCTAAAAGGAGCAAA GCGAACAATGATGCTGAAGCTAATGAG CCCAAAAGGAGATCAGAGAGGTTGATAAAc AAACCTGCACCGCCAAAGGCAGAACCCAAGCCAaag AAGGTGGCGGCTAAACCCAAGAAAGCGAAGGAGCCTGAAAAGCctaaagaggaggagaagaaggaggaggtcCCTGCTGAAAATGGCGAGGCAAAGGCTGACGAGGAG ACACCAGCGACAGAAGAGGCGGAACAGGAGGACGGGAAAGCAGAATAA